One genomic region from uncultured Subdoligranulum sp. encodes:
- a CDS encoding DUF6077 domain-containing protein, which yields MMWAWQLIVLLLVLLVIPYGMGQALTPGNGKIYTYFSGLCASWLLFEGFSVVYHIACGSLRQMSWLWVGICALLAIYGYWKKRELSPFRKEWLAGWNRTEIFFLILVTGIIVIIVGNTVFNTFYGNYDDETYCATAVTSWYTDTVNRYAPNSGEFKPPFYHVRYVLASWPIYSSTIAVLTGIHPAIVFRTILPIFEIPVTCLVDYLLIANFLPKRKNALFATFLLLLLTLQTAELSDMTSREWWFVVNCWTGKAVAGNLIIPLVWWLLCRLEQEKERLQYRACKVTLFFACNASCMISSTLTYVVPFELIVFGMFYLFRTKRWKEIFFFFAWCVALPAVIGVVSYVVSNLPYLNQ from the coding sequence ATGATGTGGGCTTGGCAGTTGATAGTATTGCTGCTGGTACTGCTAGTCATTCCTTATGGTATGGGACAGGCACTAACGCCAGGTAATGGAAAAATTTATACATATTTTTCTGGCCTTTGTGCAAGTTGGTTGCTTTTTGAAGGGTTTTCTGTAGTATATCATATCGCTTGTGGTAGTTTGCGACAGATGTCTTGGTTATGGGTGGGAATCTGCGCCCTTCTAGCAATATACGGATATTGGAAAAAACGCGAATTGTCGCCTTTTCGTAAGGAGTGGCTGGCGGGATGGAACAGAACTGAAATTTTTTTTCTGATTTTGGTCACTGGGATTATTGTAATCATTGTGGGAAACACTGTTTTCAATACTTTTTATGGAAACTATGATGATGAAACCTACTGCGCTACTGCGGTGACTTCGTGGTACACCGATACTGTAAATCGGTATGCACCCAATTCAGGAGAATTTAAACCACCATTTTACCATGTACGTTATGTGCTGGCCAGTTGGCCAATTTATAGTTCTACGATTGCAGTATTGACAGGTATCCATCCGGCGATTGTTTTTCGCACGATTCTTCCAATTTTTGAGATCCCAGTCACATGTTTAGTGGACTACCTTTTGATTGCCAATTTTTTGCCTAAAAGGAAAAATGCATTGTTTGCAACGTTTCTATTGCTCTTACTGACATTACAGACTGCAGAATTGAGCGATATGACCAGTAGGGAATGGTGGTTCGTAGTTAATTGCTGGACGGGAAAAGCTGTTGCAGGAAATCTGATAATTCCACTAGTTTGGTGGTTGCTGTGTAGGCTGGAACAGGAAAAAGAAAGGTTACAATATCGTGCTTGTAAAGTAACACTATTTTTTGCTTGTAACGCATCCTGTATGATTTCATCTACTTTGACATACGTGGTACCATTTGAACTGATAGTTTTTGGTATGTTCTACCTCTTTCGCACAAAACGATGGAAGGAAATCTTCTTCTTCTTTGCATGGTGCGTGGCTCTGCCGGCGGTAATAGGTGTAGTTTCTTATGTAGTGTCAAATTTGCCGTATCTGAACCAGTGA